In a single window of the Drosophila gunungcola strain Sukarami unplaced genomic scaffold, Dgunungcola_SK_2 000064F, whole genome shotgun sequence genome:
- the LOC128264285 gene encoding probable cytochrome P450 6v1 — MVYSTNILLAIVTILTAVFIWSRRTYVYWQRRRVKFVQPTHLLGNLSRVLRLEESFALQLRRFYFDERFRNEPVVGIYLFHQPALLIRDLQLVRTVLVEDFVSFSNRFAKCDGRSDKMGALSLFLAKQPEWREIRTRLAPAFAGAKLKQMFSLMEEIGCDLEWYLKRLTRDLRRGDAERGAIVSIKDVCDLYNTDMIASIAFGLRSYSLRNTQSEIGSHCQDLFRPNVRRIIDLFVIFYLPKLVPLLRPKLFTEPHAEFLRRVIQLVVEERERGGDLRNDLIEMLLTLKKEAALQQDKSHFTHHRDFLAAQAASFEVAGIETCSASMSFALYELAKQPLMQSRLRREIREAFADGPNGKLTYEALVRMEFLDMVVEETLRKYPIVPLLERECTPINKKRFYSLRPHAECYARRGMPVFISNLAIHHDPQYWPDPERFDPERFSATNKPLQAPMSYLPFGAGPHNCIGMQVGLLQIKLGLVFFLHRHRVEICDRTVERIRFDAKFALLASEQRIYLKVDCL; from the exons ATGGTGTACTCCACAAACATCCTGCTGGCGATTGTGACGATCCTGACGGCCGTGTTCATTTGGTCCCGTCGCACCTATGTCTACTGGCAGCGTCGTCGGGTGAAGTTCGTCCAGCCCACCCACCTGCTGGGCAATCTGAGCCGAGTCCTTCGCCTGGAGGAGTCCTTTGCCCTGCAGCTGCGCCGCTTCTACTTTGACGAGCGATTCCGCAACGAGCCCGTGGTGGGCATCTACCTGTTCCACCAGCCAGCCCTCCTCATCCGCGACCTGCAACTGGTGCGAACGGTCCTGGTCGAGGATTTCGTCAGCTTCTCCAATCGGTTCGCCAAGTGCGACGGGCGCAGCGATAAAATGGGAGCCCTATCGCTATTCCTGGCCAAACAACCCGAGTGGCGCGAGATCCGCACCAGGCTAGCACCCGCCTTCGCCGGCGCCAAGCTCAAACAGATGTTCTCGCTGATGGAGGAG ATCGGCTGCGATTTGGAGTGGTATCTGAAGCGTCTCACCCGAGACTTGCGACGCGGAGACGCCGAACGGGGTGCCATTGTTAGCATCAAGGATGTGTGCGATCTGTACAACACCGATATGATTGCCAGCATCGCCTTCGGCCTGAGATCGTATAGCCTGCGGAATACGCAATCGGAGATCGGTTCACATTGTCAGGATCTATTTCGGCCGAATGTCCGTCGAATAATCGACTTGTTTGTGATCTTTTACCTGCCAAAATTGGTGCCGTTGCTGCGGCCCAAACTTTTTACAGAGCCGCATGCGGAATTCCTGCGCCGAGTCATCCAGCTGGTGGTCGAGGAGCGGGAACGTGGTGGCGATCTGCGCAACGATCTCATCGAGATGCTGCTAACGCTTAAGAAGGAGGCGGCTCTGCAGCAGGACAAGTCGCATTTCACGCACCATCGCGACTTTTTGGCCGCCCAGGCGGCTTCCTTTGAGGTGGCGGGCATTGAAACCTGTTCGGCGAGCATGTCCTTTGCCCTCTACGAGCTGGCCAAACAGCCGCTGATGCAGTCGCGTTTGCGACGCGAAATACGCGAAGCCTTTGCCGACGGCCCCAATGGCAAGCTGACCTACGAGGCCCTCGTCCGGATGGAGTTCCTCGACATGGTCGTAGAGGAAACGCTGCGAAAGTATCCGATCGTGCCGCTTCTGGAGCGCGAGTGCACGCCGATCAACAAGAAGCGCTTCTACTCGCTGAGGCCCCATGCCGAGTGCTATGCACGCCGTGGAATGCCCGTGTTCATATCCAATCTGGCCATACATCATGATCCTCAG TACTGGCCGGACCCCGAACGCTTCGATCCGGAACGCTTCAGTGCGACGAACAAGCCGCTGCAGGCGCCCATGTCCTACTTGCCCTTTGGGGCGGGGCCGCACAACTGCATCGGGATGCAAGTCGGTCTGCTGCAGATCAAGCTGGGCCTAGTCTTCTTTTTGCACCGCCACCGCGTCGAGATTTGCGACCGCACCGTGGAGCGCATTCGATTCGACGCCAAGTTCGCGCTGCTGGCCAGCGAACAACGCATTTACCTCAAGGTCGACTGTTTATAG